A genome region from Crossiella equi includes the following:
- a CDS encoding ion transporter produces MDSGEGDRGLRGQVRRLVDAERFQQAIVLVIVVNAVVLGLETSDAVQREYGGVLNTVDALSLAVFVVEIALRLYAYRLEFFRDPWNCFDLLVVGVSLAPFAHGSAALRALRVVRVLRLLSSLPNLRRVVAALLSAVPAVLSIVAVLSLLLYVAGVMATNLYHDAPGGYFTDIGASMLTLFQIITGDAWSDVMREVMTIDPWAWTFFVAFVLLGTFTVLNLFIATMVTAMESQIAAEQQAAREAIARQDVDEAAARRDTTLPVPREGESVETAILLELRALRAEVRELRAAHD; encoded by the coding sequence ATGGACAGCGGAGAAGGGGACCGGGGCTTGCGCGGTCAGGTCAGGCGGCTCGTGGACGCCGAACGCTTCCAGCAGGCGATCGTCCTGGTCATCGTGGTCAACGCGGTCGTGCTCGGCCTGGAGACCTCGGACGCGGTCCAGCGCGAGTACGGCGGTGTCCTCAACACCGTGGACGCCTTGTCGCTGGCGGTGTTCGTGGTGGAGATCGCGCTGCGCCTGTACGCCTACCGCCTGGAGTTCTTCCGCGACCCGTGGAACTGCTTCGACCTGCTGGTGGTCGGGGTGTCGCTGGCCCCGTTCGCGCACGGCTCGGCCGCCCTGCGGGCCCTGCGCGTGGTGCGGGTGCTGCGCCTGCTCTCCAGCCTGCCCAACCTGCGGCGGGTGGTGGCCGCGCTGCTCTCGGCGGTGCCCGCGGTGCTGTCCATCGTCGCGGTGCTCTCGCTGCTGCTCTACGTGGCCGGGGTGATGGCCACCAACCTCTACCACGACGCCCCGGGCGGCTACTTCACCGACATCGGCGCCTCCATGCTCACCCTGTTCCAGATCATCACCGGTGACGCCTGGTCGGACGTGATGCGCGAGGTCATGACGATCGACCCGTGGGCCTGGACCTTCTTCGTGGCCTTCGTGCTGCTGGGCACCTTCACCGTGCTCAACCTGTTCATCGCCACCATGGTCACCGCGATGGAGAGCCAGATCGCCGCCGAGCAGCAGGCCGCGCGCGAGGCCATCGCCCGGCAGGACGTCGACGAGGCGGCCGCGCGGCGCGACACCACGCTGCCGGTGCCCCGCGAGGGCGAGTCGGTGGAGACCGCGATCCTGCTGGAGCTGCGGGCCCTGCGCGCGGAGGTCCGCGAGCTGCGCGCCGCCCATGACTGA
- a CDS encoding ABC transporter substrate-binding protein, with protein sequence MTEPPRIGVALARTGRLTPLGDPLAYVAGRLSGRGAEFLPADHGSTVDGARRAVRELARAGVCLVTCLGGTTVLPAVVAACAELGLPCLSTALPWQYWLAHRPAHAEGAFHFCWGLDDIAATFTDLWARVPGEDPVGLLWNDGPQGRALRDPAGGFLPVAVAARPLVDPGGYREGAPDYTRLLSAFRATEVRLVSSAATTADLARFTGAAGELGLRLVTCSRWLAYPFGVDHPALDGVATVVAWSPRHRYTSSLDGTTSERLARDYRRDTGRAWLPPLGLAHALLEAAAHAVTAAGSAGYAAVTHALSRLALHTIAGPLDFRRGPAPGIATLPLAGGQWRHEDGAVRLRIVAADRVAAVEPDGDLRPLLTR encoded by the coding sequence ATGACTGAACCGCCCCGGATCGGGGTCGCGCTGGCCCGCACCGGCCGCCTCACCCCGCTCGGGGACCCCCTGGCCTACGTGGCCGGGCGGTTGTCCGGCCGGGGCGCGGAGTTCCTGCCCGCCGACCACGGGTCCACTGTGGACGGAGCGCGGCGGGCGGTGCGCGAGCTGGCCCGGGCCGGGGTGTGCCTGGTGACCTGCCTGGGCGGGACGACCGTGCTGCCCGCGGTGGTGGCCGCCTGCGCCGAGCTCGGCCTGCCCTGCCTGTCCACCGCGCTGCCCTGGCAGTACTGGCTGGCCCACCGTCCCGCGCACGCCGAGGGGGCCTTCCACTTCTGCTGGGGCCTGGACGACATCGCCGCCACCTTCACCGACCTGTGGGCGCGGGTGCCCGGCGAAGACCCGGTGGGGCTGCTGTGGAACGACGGCCCGCAGGGGCGGGCGTTGCGCGACCCGGCGGGCGGGTTCCTGCCGGTGGCGGTGGCCGCGCGGCCGCTGGTCGACCCGGGCGGCTACCGCGAGGGCGCCCCGGACTACACACGGCTGCTCTCGGCCTTCCGCGCCACCGAGGTGCGCCTGGTCAGCAGCGCGGCCACCACCGCCGACCTGGCCCGCTTCACCGGGGCCGCGGGGGAGCTGGGGCTGCGCCTGGTCACCTGCTCGCGCTGGCTGGCCTACCCGTTCGGGGTGGACCACCCCGCGCTGGACGGCGTGGCCACCGTGGTCGCCTGGTCACCCCGGCACCGGTACACCTCCAGCCTGGACGGCACCACCTCGGAGCGGCTGGCCCGGGACTACCGGCGCGACACCGGCCGGGCCTGGCTGCCGCCGCTCGGGCTCGCGCACGCGCTGCTGGAGGCCGCCGCGCACGCGGTCACCGCCGCCGGCTCGGCCGGGTACGCCGCGGTGACGCACGCCCTGTCCCGGCTGGCGCTGCACACCATCGCCGGGCCGCTGGACTTCCGGCGCGGTCCCGCCCCCGGCATCGCCACGCTGCCCCTGGCGGGCGGGCAGTGGCGGCACGAGGACGGGGCGGTGCGGCTGCGGATCGTGGCCGCGGACCGGGTCGCCGCCGTGGAGCCGGACGGCGACCTGCGGCCGTTGCTCACGCGCTGA
- a CDS encoding allene oxide cyclase barrel-like domain-containing protein → MSARTRRHWLPVAVLGLAVLLLPLTASAAPVQQTIEIKSKRTALSLPAAPAVGLPFLAGGDLFDTADKKVGEGYSSCLIAKIALPELTAHCTSAFRLADGEIHLSSLRTYSLLEVTSFKDGPMAVIGGTGAYQDARGQATTAKQAADLLNPTAPVSYTFTITLSA, encoded by the coding sequence ATGTCCGCCCGTACCCGTCGCCACTGGCTGCCCGTCGCCGTGCTCGGCCTGGCCGTGCTGCTGCTGCCGCTGACCGCGAGCGCCGCTCCGGTCCAGCAGACGATCGAGATCAAGAGCAAGCGCACCGCGCTGAGCCTGCCCGCCGCACCGGCGGTCGGCCTGCCGTTCCTGGCCGGGGGCGACCTGTTCGACACCGCGGACAAGAAGGTCGGCGAGGGATATTCCAGCTGCTTGATCGCCAAGATCGCGCTGCCCGAGCTGACCGCACACTGCACCTCGGCCTTCCGCCTGGCCGACGGCGAGATCCACCTGTCCAGCCTGCGCACCTACTCGCTGCTGGAGGTGACCAGCTTCAAGGACGGGCCGATGGCGGTGATCGGCGGCACCGGGGCGTACCAGGACGCGCGCGGACAGGCCACAACCGCCAAACAGGCCGCGGACCTGCTCAACCCGACCGCGCCGGTCTCCTACACCTTCACCATCACGCTCAGCGCGTGA